GAAGGTTGTAGAGAGGACCTGGCTGTCTATTATTCTGTTAGAGAGATTACAGTGagtatctgtctctctcctatCTGTCAGCTTATCCTGAGCTAACATTCcccacacagacaggcagattcTCTTCTCCCCATCCTAACCTCCACCATAGAGGACCTTGTTACCCTATCCAGGcctcacacagacacagacacaaaccCTCACCTTAACTTAACATTCACTTACAAGTAAATcttcttcacctaacctaacctcacacagacacaaattCTCACCCTAATGTAACATTCCCACTAAAATAAATACTTACTCTTACTGCatccttatctaacctaacatcacaCAGACACAGATTCTGACCCTTAGCTAACTTTCCcacaaaaacaagataaatcCTCATTAGCTAACCTCACACAGACAAAttctaaccctaacctaactcactCATTCTTGTTGCATCCTCCTCACCTAGCTTGACCTCCCGCAGGCACAAGGGTCCTCATCCTGGAGAAGAGCAACGATGGGTGGTGGCGAGGTCACTACAACAACTTGGTGGGGTGGTTCCCTTCCAACTACACCACAGAGGAGCCGGCGGAGGATGACCACACCTACACCATGGCAGAGAACGTcctggatgtggtggtggcgctgtACTCCTTCACGGCCCAGAATGAACATGAGCTCTCATTCACCAagggggagaggatggaggtgTTGGACCGGCCTCCCTCGGACCCGGAGTGGTACAGGGCCAGGAATACGCAGGGCCAGGTTGGTTGGGGTGCAGGGCCGCGTCTGGTGTTGGATGTGCTAgagtaaaaataagtaagaaatggaagaatattaagaaaagccaagtaggagagaaaaagaaaagaaaaaatgagagaaagataaaaatgaaaaagaaagcatTTACTCATTATTCTTGTTCATTTGCCTCTGCATTCACAATAAATTTTCACTTATTATATGATTTATTTGACGTTGTTTtgcatttacttattcatgttGTTAATTTGCACCACACTCACAACATACCTTCATTCATCACAACCTAatttggactctctctctctctctctctctctctctctctctctctctctctctctctctctctctctctctctctctctctctctctctctctctctctctctctctctctctctctctctctctctctctctctctctctctctctctctctctctctctctctctctctctctctctctctctctctctctctctcatatctctaCAGTTGGGGCTCATCTCCCAAACTCACAGATCTCAACTTCTCTACCTCTCACCCTCACAGGTTGGCCTCATCCCAAAGAATTATGTGCAGGAGCTTCATGAGGTGGTGGACGCCCGAACACCGAGATCCAGGGAGCCTTCACAGACCAGGCAGCTCCCTCCGCCTGGCCCCAGCAACAGCGCCCACCCTCCCCCAGCCACCAATGGAGGTGCCCACAATGCTGAGACTCACTTGGCACAGGTTTGTCTTAACATTGAGAAAGGGATtgctttttctacttttttttgtttttcttttcttttctagtttttgttattttttatttttcttgtatgtagtttttttttgtcttctgtttcttatcttttttattatctttcactaacagtcttctttccttctctttttccttttgccttttttttatttcttctctctctttcttctttcttaatctctctctctctctctctctctctctctctctctctctctctctctctctctctctctctctctctctctctctctctctctctctctctctctctctctctctctctctctctctctctctctctctctctctctctctctctctctctctctctctctctctctccctacccaaCCCACTTAACCACATTAGATGCTTTGTTTTTGACATTATTAATTGAGGATATCAAACACCctgcaacacacaaacaacagaTACTAAATCACACAAGTACTTATCAAGACCCCAAACACCCCTGCAACTCACTAACCCTTCATTCCTCTTAACAGGGAATGCAGGGGATGAACATCAATGCGGCAGCCCCCACCCCGCCTGCCCCTGCCATGTCCGTGGGGAGTGTGCCGCAGGACAAAAGCCACTTCACCACCCGGGATTGGTATTACGGCCCCATTACGCGCGCCCAGTGTGACGACATCCTCAACCAGCGGGGCCATGACGGAGACTTCCTCATCAGGGACTCGGAGACCAACGTGAGTACTGAGTGGTGGGTGCAAGTTTTGGGGTGTCTGTCAGATTGAGGTCTGTTTTGGTGATGCTTGAGAATTTGTTAAGATtgtaagaatacaagaaaatgttACTCAGGATTCACAGGAGGCACTGACACTCATTACTCATACAGTCAATAGAAGTATTAAACATTTCTGGAGACACTCTCAGGATGCATTAGTGaacattagacaaatttatagatggaGATTACTTAAGATACACTGATAAGACACACTATTAACAGCCATTACTCAAGACACACTAACAGTAAGAAGCATTAACAAACAGTGATAAGATGTACCATTACCAAATATCACTCAGGACACCCTCAGGAAATGCTGAACAACAGTACTCAGGCTCACCTCTCAGGAAGCACTAACAGCACCCTAACATGGCAGGTTGGTGACTTCAGCGTGTCGTTGAAGGCTGCTGGCCGCAACAAGCACTTCAGGGTACACGTGGAGAACGGCCTGTACTGCATCGGCCAGCGGAAATTCCAAAACCTGGACCAGCTGGTGGACCACTACCAGCGGTCCCCCATCTACACCAGCCAAAAGGGGGAGAAGCTCTACCTAATCCGACCGTTGCCCAAGCCATAAATAAGCTTTTAGAGTCTTAACGCTGTATAAGTAACAATAATGTTCCCTCACTCACCCCCCAACACTCCGACACTCTCCGCACAAATAGTGACGGAAAGACCCCAGCCTCcgcctccaccactccctctcctcctctcctcttctccctcctgcgGGTTGAG
This genomic window from Scylla paramamosain isolate STU-SP2022 chromosome 33, ASM3559412v1, whole genome shotgun sequence contains:
- the LOC135089770 gene encoding SH2/SH3 adapter protein dreadlocks-like isoform X4 is translated as MSSLKLGKSVGEDCWVTAKYDYSAQGSHELDLRKNERLLLLDDSKHWWRVMNSRNQSGYVPSNYVKKEKPSIFDSIKKRVKKGGGSRTLPSAGGTPTRGVDSPGGVRGNTPIDPSEAIGWAVVKYNYQAQQMDELSLVKGTRVLILEKSNDGWWRGHYNNLVGWFPSNYTTEEPAEDDHTYTMAENVLDVVVALYSFTAQNEHELSFTKGERMEVLDRPPSDPEWYRARNTQGQVGLIPKNYVQELHEVVDARTPRSREPSQTRQLPPPGPSNSAHPPPATNGGAHNAETHLAQGMQGMNINAAAPTPPAPAMSVGSVPQDKSHFTTRDWYYGPITRAQCDDILNQRGHDGDFLIRDSETNVGDFSVSLKAAGRNKHFRVHVENGLYCIGQRKFQNLDQLVDHYQRSPIYTSQKGEKLYLIRPLPKP
- the LOC135089770 gene encoding SH2/SH3 adapter protein dreadlocks-like isoform X3, which produces MHQQNNVQGKSVGEDCWVTAKYDYSAQGSHELDLRKNERLLLLDDSKHWWRVMNSRNQSGYVPSNYVKKEKPSIFDSIKKRVKKGGGSRTLPSAGGTPTRGVDSPGGVRGNTPIDPSEAIGWAVVKYNYQAQQMDELSLVKGTRVLILEKSNDGWWRGHYNNLVGWFPSNYTTEEPAEDDHTYTMAENVLDVVVALYSFTAQNEHELSFTKGERMEVLDRPPSDPEWYRARNTQGQVGLIPKNYVQELHEVVDARTPRSREPSQTRQLPPPGPSNSAHPPPATNGGAHNAETHLAQGMQGMNINAAAPTPPAPAMSVGSVPQDKSHFTTRDWYYGPITRAQCDDILNQRGHDGDFLIRDSETNVGDFSVSLKAAGRNKHFRVHVENGLYCIGQRKFQNLDQLVDHYQRSPIYTSQKGEKLYLIRPLPKP
- the LOC135089770 gene encoding SH2/SH3 adapter protein dreadlocks-like isoform X5, whose translation is MTSAMNFLPDIKKRVKKGGGSRTLPSAGGTPTRGVDSPGGVRGNTPIDPSEAIGWAVVKYNYQAQQMDELSLVKGTRVLILEKSNDGWWRGHYNNLVGWFPSNYTTEEPAEDDHTYTMAENVLDVVVALYSFTAQNEHELSFTKGERMEVLDRPPSDPEWYRARNTQGQVGLIPKNYVQELHEVVDARTPRSREPSQTRQLPPPGPSNSAHPPPATNGGAHNAETHLAQGMQGMNINAAAPTPPAPAMSVGSVPQDKSHFTTRDWYYGPITRAQCDDILNQRGHDGDFLIRDSETNVGDFSVSLKAAGRNKHFRVHVENGLYCIGQRKFQNLDQLVDHYQRSPIYTSQKGEKLYLIRPLPKP
- the LOC135089770 gene encoding SH2/SH3 adapter protein dreadlocks-like isoform X1; the encoded protein is MGLAGHRSQGHAGCYSGKSVGEDCWVTAKYDYSAQGSHELDLRKNERLLLLDDSKHWWRVMNSRNQSGYVPSNYVKKEKPSIFDSIKKRVKKGGGSRTLPSAGGTPTRGVDSPGGVRGNTPIDPSEAIGWAVVKYNYQAQQMDELSLVKGTRVLILEKSNDGWWRGHYNNLVGWFPSNYTTEEPAEDDHTYTMAENVLDVVVALYSFTAQNEHELSFTKGERMEVLDRPPSDPEWYRARNTQGQVGLIPKNYVQELHEVVDARTPRSREPSQTRQLPPPGPSNSAHPPPATNGGAHNAETHLAQGMQGMNINAAAPTPPAPAMSVGSVPQDKSHFTTRDWYYGPITRAQCDDILNQRGHDGDFLIRDSETNVGDFSVSLKAAGRNKHFRVHVENGLYCIGQRKFQNLDQLVDHYQRSPIYTSQKGEKLYLIRPLPKP
- the LOC135089770 gene encoding SH2/SH3 adapter protein dreadlocks-like isoform X2 — its product is MHQQNNVQGSKSVGEDCWVTAKYDYSAQGSHELDLRKNERLLLLDDSKHWWRVMNSRNQSGYVPSNYVKKEKPSIFDSIKKRVKKGGGSRTLPSAGGTPTRGVDSPGGVRGNTPIDPSEAIGWAVVKYNYQAQQMDELSLVKGTRVLILEKSNDGWWRGHYNNLVGWFPSNYTTEEPAEDDHTYTMAENVLDVVVALYSFTAQNEHELSFTKGERMEVLDRPPSDPEWYRARNTQGQVGLIPKNYVQELHEVVDARTPRSREPSQTRQLPPPGPSNSAHPPPATNGGAHNAETHLAQGMQGMNINAAAPTPPAPAMSVGSVPQDKSHFTTRDWYYGPITRAQCDDILNQRGHDGDFLIRDSETNVGDFSVSLKAAGRNKHFRVHVENGLYCIGQRKFQNLDQLVDHYQRSPIYTSQKGEKLYLIRPLPKP